A region of Anolis carolinensis isolate JA03-04 unplaced genomic scaffold, rAnoCar3.1.pri scaffold_7, whole genome shotgun sequence DNA encodes the following proteins:
- the LOC134293176 gene encoding torsin-1B-like, with protein MPACVVLVAVGLLCGASVALEPLSVGLAIGAASALTGFLSSPRFYCRFVECCPADKDGPNATALHLALEKRLFGQHLASEVVLKAVSGFVQNPEPKKPLALSLHGWAGTGKNLLSQILAENLHPRGLRSAFVHLFLATLHFPHQHHVKLYKDQLQRWIRGNVSACARSVFIFDEMDKLHPGLIDAIKPFLDYYDNIDGVSYRKAIFLFLSNAGGDLITKVALDFWRRGEEREKIQLRDLEPVLSVGVFNNKNSGLWHSSLIDRNLIDYFVPFLPLEYKHVKMCIRAEMASRGNRVDEEVVRMVADEMTFFPKDERIFSDKGCKTVQTKLDFY; from the exons ATGCCGGCCTGCGTGGTGCTGGTGGCGGTGGGGCTGCTCTGCGGGGCCTCGGTGGCGCTGGAGCCGCTGAGCGTGGGCCTGGCCATCGGGGCGGCCTCGGCCTTGACCGGCTTCCTCTCCTCGCCCCGCTTCTACTGCCGCTTCGTCGAGTGCTGCCCGGCCGACAAGGACGGGCCCAACGCCACCG CCCTGcatctggccctggagaagaGGCTCTTTGGGCAGCACCTGGCCTCGGAGGTGGTGCTGAAGGCCGTCTCGGGCTTTGTCCAGAACCCGGAGCCCAAGAAGCCCCTGGCGCTCTCCCTCCACGGCTGGGCCGGCACCGGGAAGAACCTGCTCAGCCAGATCCTGGCCGAAAACCTCCACCCGCGCGGCCTGCGCAGCGCCTTCGTCCACCTCTTCCTGGCCACCCTCCACTTCCCCCACCAGCACCACGTCAAGCTCTACAAG GACCAGTTGCAGCGGTGGATCCGGGGCAACGTCAGCGCCTGCGCAAGGTCTGTCTTCATCTTCGATGAAATGGACAAGCTCCACCCGGGGCTCATCGACGCCATCAAGCCCTTCCTCGACTATTACGACAACATCGACGGCGTCTCCTACCGGAAGGccatcttcctcttcctcag CAACGCAGGGGGGGACCTCATCACCAAAGTGGCCCTCGACTTCTGGCGGAGAggcgaagagagagaaaagatccAGCTCAGAGACCTGGAGCCCGTGCTATCCGTTGGCGTCTTCAACAACAAGAACA GCGGTCTCTGGCACAGCAGCCTCATCGACCGGAACCTCATCGACTACTTCGTGCCCTTCCTGCCTTTGGAATACAAACACGTCAAGATGTGTATCCGGGCGGAGATGGCCTCTCGCGGCAACCGGGTCGACGAGGAGGTCGTCCGAATGGTCGCCGACGAGATGACCTTCTTCCCCAAAGACGAGCGGATCTTCTCCGACAAGGGCTGCAAGACGGTGCAGACCAAGCTGGACTTCTACTGA